From a single Sorghum bicolor cultivar BTx623 chromosome 5, Sorghum_bicolor_NCBIv3, whole genome shotgun sequence genomic region:
- the LOC8070680 gene encoding RNA-binding protein FUS, with the protein MDRYHRVEKPRNDTPISQNEIRITTQGRMRNYISYGMSLLEENGHDEINIKAMGRAINKTVMVVELIKRRVGGLHQNTATESVDITDTWEPLEEGLLPLETTRHVSMITVTLSKKPLDTSSPGYQPPIPAEEVKPAFDYDHEESYPTGRGRGRFGGRRGRGRGMSNGPPPPAYGYNDEWEEDGDYYNRGRGRGRSRGRGGRGRGGYYGGGRRGGYGYDYGYGGRGGYYEEQDEYYDEPEEYAPPPGRGRGRGRRGMPWRGRGGRGPPRGGRGGYY; encoded by the exons ATGGATAGATACCACAGGGTAGAGAAGCCTCGGAATGACACGCCAATCAGCCAGAATGAGATCAGGATCACTACTCAGGGGAGGATGAGGAACTATATCAGCTATGGGATGTCGCTGCTTGAG GAAAATGGCCATGATGAGATTAATATCAAGGCCATGGGACGGGCCATAAATAAGACAGTTATGGTTGTTGAATTGATCAAG AGAAGGGTTGGAGGTCTTCATCAGAACACTGCTACTGAATCTGTTGATATCACGGACACATGGGAACCTTTGGAAGAAGGCCTTCTCCC ACTAGAGACAACTCGCCATGTGTCGATGATCACTGTAACACTGTCAAAGAAGCCTCTGGATACATCATCTCCAGG ATACCAACCACCTATCCCAGCTGAAGAGGTGAAACCTGCTTTTGACTATGATCATGAAG AATCGTATCCCACTGGTCGTGGAAGAGGACGTTTTGGTGGGAGAAGAGGCAGgggaagag GTATGAGCAATGGTCCCCCTCCACCTGCTTATGGTTACAATGACGAGTGGGAGGAGGATGGAGATTATTACAACAGAGGGCGTGGGAGAGGAAGGTCACGTGGACGAGGAGGGAGAGGCCGTGGTGGCTACTATGGAggtgggaggcgtggtggctaCGGTTATGATTATGGCTATGGCGGGAGAGGCGGGTACTATGAAGAGCAAGATGAATACTACGATGAGCCCGAAGAATATGCCCCTCCCCCTGGCCGTG GGCGTGGCAGAGGAAGAAGGGGGATGCCTTGGCGCGGGCGTGGTGGGCGTGGGCCGCCGCGCGGCGGCCGAGGAGGCTACTACTAG